The following is a genomic window from Malus sylvestris chromosome 7, drMalSylv7.2, whole genome shotgun sequence.
CCACgtccccagaagaagaagaattcgTAGACGAGGACGTCTTCCTCGACGAAACCCTTGTCGAGACTGAAGGCGACGTTGTTCTCCGCGACATCGAGCAGCGCCAGTCCCTCGCTTCCCGCCTCACCAAGTGGGCCCGCCGCCTCTCTCCCATGCCTACACTTTCGCCTCCCGAAGCATCGGTCTGTCAGCCTTTTCCAATTTTAATCCTTtctctgtttttatttttaaaaaaattttaaatctctttctttcttgttgTGGGTTGTTGTAGCTTTTcagcaattggagattgattaTGTAATTGGAGAGAGCCATAGAGAATTGCTACCTAATTGGTCCGGGTCCGCTGCCATTATCCGAATTTTTCGGGTTACAAAGGAAGGTTAGCTTGTGCTCCTAATTTCTTTTAGGGTTATTATTCTGCTGTGAAAATGTTTGGTTGGTTATTTGTTCTCAGAAATTCAACTTTTACCAAGTATTCTATGTTGCTGCATGGGAgtcaaattatattatattatattatattatattataccTATACTAAAACCCCAACGACGTTGTACTGTACACGGACAGTGCGCGGACTAAAATGCCCCTCGATTTGTTTGTTAAGCCAAATTTTTGCCATCTTTTCCACATAGACTTGAAATTGAGCGACGACAAAATTCCCTCTCATATGAGCACAGGAGAGTTCAAAGAGAGCTTTTAAGTGCTACTCAGAAGGTAGGCTCCATGTGCAATTGTTCTTGCTATTTAGGCAATTTCCTGGAACATTGAGTAGAAAAACAAATTAgaattttgttggttttttcttttatgaagtGTAAACGTTAATGCATTTCATCCTAATATGCAACTTTTATTAGTATCGCATTTTGAAAGGTTAGCATCTCAAGTGAACCAAATTTACCATTTTCCATTTAAATGAATTTTAAGATAACCTCTGGTCCATGTTTGTTTAACAATtatttacaacaacaacaacaacaacaaagccttttcccactaagtggggtcggctaatttctggattcattttcataaggattcgacgtgatcatggagtgccggctgtcgactacctgacgccctccccctcctcctttatccgggcttgggaccggccatgtaaaaCATAGGCGGAGTTTTCAAAAAGGTCGTGCATAATTCTTGATGAACTTGGTTTGGGTTTCTTTTGTTTACGGATGGAGTGTGTTAATTACAGTTCTATCCGGTTAGTCATGTTCCCATTGTTGCATGACTTTTTGAACAGAAAACAAGGTTTATTATTTCAATTTCCACATCTACTTTTGATTTGGTAGATGTTGATTAATCTCATCTGTACCTGTTACTATTTTGTGGCTATATATGATTTATTTGACTTCCCAATTCTATATAATTAGTACCATTGAAATACATTTGGCATACGTTAATTCTACCTTTCTACAATTTCTCATTGCTGCTTAAGTGGAACAATATTAACTCAAACATTGCTTATGAAGAGAATGAAGTTGCATAATCTTTCATGAAATTTTCAATCTTGCAGCAGCGTGCGGGCACAAATATCTAGTATATACTAAACACCTAACTTCTCAATTAATACCCTTTGTGTCATTTTAGACTCAGATCACTGTTCCTTCGACAGTGTTCTCCCAATTTTGTCCCTTTATGGTTTTGTTTATTTCGTTTCTTCCACTGACAAGAGTTGCCTTCCGTTTTTCTGCCTTGCTTTTGGATCCACAGTAAAATGACGGTCCTGCCCTCAGACGCCACGCGTTGTTTCTCTCCTGTTTCGATTTCTCTGGATGGTCATATCTCCATCGTTCAACCGATCTCTCTAATAAACAATCAAAAGCATCAactttcaaaagcaaaagctgttttttcctttttttttattttaatttttaatttttaattttttatgttattttctaaGCATCAactttcaaaagcaaaagctgttttttccttctttttttttttaatttttaattttttatgttattttctatCACATAGTGTTGATGCACTATTCCATAAGGAGGAGGATTCTCTACTATTTTATTATCATTCATTTCCATCCCTTCTTCTTAtacattattttttatcttattatctttataaaaaaaaattaatataagatgttgacgtgaccgttcaaataggaagGGATGGAAAGGTAGAGAGATTAGGAAGATAGAGAATCTTCCTCTATTCCATAATGctttgttttattatatattatttcatTTATGTCAAAATCTCAGTTGGTGCCTCTCTCTAGCGCTACTCCTAATTTACACGTGTTGTTGGTAGATGTACACGTGTTCGtaatcttgaagaagaagagggacgGAAAAGCCGACATTTTTCCATTTGCTTCCAGAAACAACGAGCTCTCTCTCGCAGCAACCACAAGCTCTATTTCGGAGAAACTACGAAACATCTCGACTTCTCTCTCAGAGCCCAGCTTGAGTCCTCATTATGTATCAACATTCAACAATCAGagaatattaagtttaaaagaaattgaagagatgaaaaaaataagaaagaaattgattagcctaatgataggatttttaccacctgcaaaagtaggaataaaaacacttaaaaatacttgcaagagtacaaggttatcGTAATATAACAACTCAAGCAATGTCGTTTTCTatagggattgaatgaataatttgtatttatacTAATCCTTAGCTAATTAATTAGAACAAAGTTTTCGAAAAGgttgattttgaaatttaaaataataaaaatgaatttaaataaaaataattaaataattgacaaagtaaagaaagcaaaagaaaacagttttggaaaacaatttaaacacTAGGTTCTGCCGTCATCATTAACAATCCTATAcaattttaccaattacttatgaattttcacatacatgctttgaaggttaggtttttcTAATACATATTTAACTCGTGAAGTTTAAGCAAaaacgtatatcaaacatgcaactCGTCTGTGATGTTCAGATCAAACATAAACAAGactcattaaactttgtgaaaaccctttgaaaaaccatgcaacccttaagaacGTGATGAGGTAAAAATGAGAAATGCTGATGGAAAATTTTCTCCGATACTTGATTTTCTTGGTTTGTTTCTACTGATCTTTTGTTTCTTGGGCTGATTGCACTTCTTTTTCGTTATTTTTGGTGCAGATATGAAGATGATTTGTGAAGATGCTGTGATTTCATGGTAAGTTTCTTTGAGCGAATTTGAGAATTTGGGATCGTTTGGGTGTTttgaaaggtttttttttaattttttttattgagaaaaaaaatggttaacagttgattgtattttaatttttattcaattcagGTACTCATGTTCagtttttggatttgatttgaaggaatttctagggtttcttgGTGAGTTCTTCAGAGATGTGAAACGGgtggttttcttttgtttaaatATGGTGCTTTTgtggttttcttttgtttatgtgaaaattgagattttttttgcGGGTTTTCACGTGGAATTGGCTACAGGGCAATCTCAAATGGCTTTATCAAATGGGTTGGAAGTTCAAAAAGAAACAGTGGATGCTAAAATCAAGTCATTTTTCAATTATGAGTTCTCCGGCCGATTTGAGGTGAGTAATACAAACTTTTATGTTAAAttgatttgttttggttttttgggaTGCTTGATTTCATCTAGAAACTAGGCTGAGCATCCAAAAGTTTCAGTTTTGTACCAATTATTCAATACTAGCTCAACAATCATAATGTTTCCTCTGactttatttatgaattttgatATATAATCATATTTTAGAGTTTTCTATTGGGGAAACGTTAGGACTCGAGTGTCCTAGATCAAAAAAATAGCAGCAGCGGGTCCTATTTAAAATGAATCTAACTGAAGAGACTAATGATTGGGCACCTTCTACAAACTGCAGTACTACTACTCTTGCTGAGGTCTATTTCATTTCCTCTTTGCTCTCTGAATCTTCATAATTTGCTTTTATGtgcttgcttttttttttcttatttgaaaTTCATCTAATTGAATATTTGTAACCAAAAGAATTAATTTTTCTAATTGCCCAATTTAGCAGGTTTTGCATCATTGGAACATCAGGCCTATATCATTGCCTTAGTTAAGGTAGTCAGTACTACTACTCTTGCTGAGATCTATTTCATTTCCTCTTTGCTCTTTGAATCTTCATAACTTGCTTTtatgtgcattttttttttgttcttatttaaAATTCATCTAATTGAATATTCGTAACCAAAAGAATTAATTTTTCTAATTGCCCAATTTTGCAAGTTTTGCATCATTGGAACATCATGCCTATGTCATTGCTTTACCTAAGGTAGTTGAAATGTACATACAATATCTTAgcttttagtttttttcttctttggctgCTTAGAGATTATGTGTCATGAGCCTGGCTTTTAATAGTATAgcaaaaatttgcatttttttgtAAGCTACGAAGTCAGCTTTTGGCTTCCTTGAACtcaaaatataatatttcaaGACTTATGTTGGTATGAAATTGTAATTCCTCACCCGTCATTGCATTTTTTAACAAGGATTTCAGTTCATAGAACATTAAACTGCATAAATTTAAAAAGTCTACTTTTACAGATGGTAAAATCTTGGATTGCCAATTGGGGATATAGTTGCAATTTTGAATTCAGTCCACTTTCCGTGCACATGTGATATGTATGTATGCACTAAAATctccaaaatataaaattccAGTTTCATTATCTCCCTTAAGAATGTTATTACTGAAATTAAAGAATATTTTTAGTTCAGAGTATGAGTGCTATGTGTTTCTTTCATTGCTAGAAACTATGAGACATAATTCTGCAAAAATTAATTGATGACCGTATGGAAGCTATGAAAGAACTCTCCGTATAATTCTTTGAATCTAGTTCAGTTTTGTCCTAGATATGCATACAATCATTATTTGTGAGATAATTAGTTGTATGGCTGGCTTTTAGCTGATTGTTTGTTGATAATTACATATGGTTCGTAAGAAATTATATATGATTTGTGAGGGTTGAGATCAATATCAATATCCATGGCCTGCCACAATCCCCAATTGTACCATATGAGCATAAATTTTGGCAAAATTATGATTTATTCAACTACTACATTTTGTCTTTGttagattttctttgtttcacTGTGTTTTGCAGCTCATGGAATACTCTTCCCAAACTTCTTAATCAATGAGCAAGTGGACGACATAAGTTTCTAAATTACAGTTTAGTTATCCATTTTTGAAAATCCTATGCAGAGTAGTTGATAGATTTACATTATTTAAAAGTTCTTATTATGGTGATTGTGTTGTGCTTGCTGTGTATTTACTTAGCTGAATTATAAATTAGGGGTGGTTGAAAAATTGGAAATTTTATTCATGcatgttttttcctttcttcccaTCATTCAGTTTGTTGTCCGGGGTTTCAGTTTTATTCATCTTAGCATCATTCACTGTATTTAATCCGGTTTCATTTTTAAAGAGACTACCATTTTTGCCATTGTGCTGTATGCGCAGAGATATCTGTTTGTGCAGAGAGGAGATATCTCATTACAAAGAACTCAATACAATAGAACATTTAATACTCTTAAAAGTATTATGTGACCTCCAAGCTCAAGTCGGTCcttaattttcatgtattttttatttctttatgtCTAGGTGGTTTACATGGTTTTTAATgttggaaattggaaaaattgtTTGTGTACTGTGTCCATCATGTTGTAATATTTTAATGTTGAAAATCGCTAGTTGTGAATCTTTCGGAAGAAATTAGCCCTATGAAGTAATAAAACAAGGTCATTTATGGAGGAATGAGatttatttgtaccatacttgaccaatcccgaaattacTGAGCatcagtcaacgttataccgtcaaggacgcagaagagtttccctccaaccaagaggccaatcacagcgcgacacgtgtcgatatcagaagtcaatcatagtgcgacatgtgtcaacatcagaagtcaatcacaacacgacacgtgtcaatgtcagaatgaaactagaaactctcttctataaatagagatcattctctcataatatttcctaatgtcatttgtactaaaccattcactagtactcacaaaaggagagcttgaacctatgtacttgtgtaaacccttcacaattaatgagaactcatctactccgtggatgtagccaatctgggtgaaccacgtacatcttgtgtttgtttacCTGTCTCTAtcaatttacatacttatccacactagtgaccggagcaatccagcgaaggtcacaaacttaacactttctgttgtaccaaagtcctcaccgattttgtgcatcaacatttgacgccgtctgtgggaacgacacttattcccactctcttcagctttgtcaagctggtttccaccattactctcttcaactttgtcaagctggtttacACCATTCCTACACACACGACACACAACCCCATCACCGCTGTCGCTCCCCCTTACCGCTGGCAAagcttcttttctctctctttcttcaaaTCCTGCACTAGATCATGATCGATCCAGCACATCAAAGAACAAATATTCTATCAAAGTTTGATATTTGGGATTCAAGGAGGATATTAATCGATGCTTCGTCGATGGTGAGCAATGGCAACCACCAGACCCACACCCAGATCAacctaatttttaatttcatgctttctcttctctttcccCGATTGAAAGCTGGAAGCCCCAACTTCGTTTACTAGCTTGAATTTCTCCATTATCTGAAACAAGTCAAGGGTGATGTCTCCTCTAATGAAAtcttcatttcattcaaagGGCAGAGGAGAAAAGCGAGTGGGGGATGCCTGAAGGTGAACTCTGGGAGATCGAGTGAGGAAAGATGAAGatcatttcagatttttctttttattttttcgattttttttttacattttaaagaaaatgtaATTTATCTTTAATTATATGAAAAGTTAACACTGTTAGTTTGGAATAAAGTTAGAGGACACGTGTCAAAAAATTAGAAAAGAGACACGAAAGAGACACAAAAGAGACATGAAATTTGGGGACAGCAAACCCTTACACAAGGTGGAGAGGGTGTGCATTTTAtaactaaaaattattttatttgtttttatccaCTTAGCACGAATTTTGTAGGGTCCCTTATCAACGAAATGATTGACAGAAATaataacggttgtatgaaattgaaatgaaatagtAGTGAAcgtatgagattgaaatgttttaaagatgtagTAAGAAGTTGTAATTGACCCTAAACTTAAGaggataaaatgtaatttaccaaaTATAAATTATTCGTTTAAGCATATGCACTCATTGAAATGGAAATAATTACTTTATGCACtcatcaaaatataaaatattccTTTATGCATATGCACTCATCCAAATGTAGATTATTCATTTATGCACTCATCAAAATGTAAAATATTCCTTTACTCACTCATCGAAATGTAAATTATTCCTTTATGCACTCATCAAAATGTAAATTATTCCTTTATGCTCTCACCGAAATGTAAATTATTCCTTTATGCACTcattaaaatgtaaaatattccTCTATGCACTCTCCGAAATGTATATTATTCCTTTATGCTTTTATACTCCGTTTCGCGTATTGTTAAAGCCAACTGATTCTCTAAACAATTGAATAAAGAACATGTGAAGGAGGAGAAAAACATAAGAGACTCCTCTAGTTAACCACTTGAATCATTCACAGAAACAGAATTCGAAAAAGAAAGctagttagttttttttttgggaaatatGGCCGAGGCGGTAGTTTCAATGGTAATCGAAGGGCTCAAAGGCGCTCTTATTGAGGAAGTGAAGTTCTTGAGTGGGGTCGGCGATCAAATTGAGCATGCACAAATCGAGCTACTTTTGATGCATGGCTTCCTGAAAGATGCTGATGCAAAACAAGGAGACAATGAAGTAGTACGCATTTGGGTTCGAATTATAAGAGATGTTGCTTATGATTTGGAGGATGTCATTGAATCTTTTGCCTTGAAAGTGGCTCTCAAAAGGGGAGGAAGTGGGAAGCTTGTTCTGAAAAGGTTGGCGTGCATCTTTAACAAAGGCATTAATCTTCACAAGATCGGTTCAGAAATTGAGAGCATTACGGTCAAGCTTTCCAAATTGAGGGCGAGTTTGCAAGGTTATAACATCAAGCAAATAACGGGTACACAATATGGAGGTGCCACTTCTTTTGAGAGGCAAAAGGAACAAAGGCAAACGTATCCACATGTTATTGAACGTGATGTTGTTGGGTTAGAGAGCGGTATAGAGATACTAGTCAAGCAGTTGGTGAAAGAAGAAACCCAAGTTGTATCTATTTGGGGGATGGGCGGTTCAGGAAAGACCACTCTTGCAAAACAAGTTTATGATCACAATGTTGTTAAGTGTCATTTCGATTGTTTTGCTTGGGTGTGTGTGTCACAACAATGTCATGGAAAAGAGGTTTTGGAAGATATTTTGATCAAGCTTACTCGCGCCACCAATgatcaaataaaagaaatttcgAAAATGAAGAAGGACCAAATAGCAGAGAGGCTTTGTATCatccaaaaaaagaagaaatgttTGGTGGTTCTTGATGACATTTGGACTCGTGATGCGTGGAACTCTCTAAAACCTGGATTTCCAATAGGTGAGGAAACGAAGAGTCGTATATTACTCACCACTCGCAACAACGACGTTGCGACACATGCTGGAGAAAATCGTTATGTTTATAAATCGCGTGCGCTAAATACTAAGGAAAGCTGGGAACTGTTTAAGAAGATAGCAATCTTTGGGAGAGATCAAGCAGGTATGTTTCTCAACTCTATTATCATTCATTgcttctttttgtttatatgttaaGCCTAATAAAATAGAGATCACTGCATTTCACTTATGCTTTCGATATAATACACACATCATTGTCCCTATTTGTTAAACTTAGTGTGCGTTTGATACACTGGATTGGCTTGGATATTGAAGAGAATAATACAGTTCCAGCAAATCAAGCAGATAAATCTGTCATTATAACCTGATGTCCTGCGGATATGACTAATTTTAGGGACTGGCTTGGAAACTATTGATGAGAGGTAAGGTCATTGTCCTAATCATTAAGAAAATAGATGAATGTCTAGGACATTAGTAAGAGATTTGCTCTAGTTAAATTATCCAAGGCAGGTGTTAGTGTTGATATGCAGCGTGTGTTTAGCTAATTAAGTATCTAGATATTTTTACTTAATATTTTTATTGCTAGCAAAAGTCTAAGCAAGGATGTTTTTATGGGTGGAGAGCTCACTTCTAACCTTCCAAGATAAATGGAAAAAATGCATGTTGTACAAAGCCCTTGTACAGAGCAGGTCGTGAGTTGCTCTCTCCCTGCACAGATGAGTGCCCCTTTGTATTTCCAGATTTTCAGTTtactcctcttcttccttgttATCAACCAAAACTATAATTACTTTAGTTTAGTTAACTACTAAGCCTAATTGATTGAGATTACTACATTTCATGTAACTATGATTTCGCCCTTCCAAAACTCATTGTCTTGAGAAATCAGACACTAATATTTATGTTCTACTGTCAAAAACATTCAAGAATCCAAAAGGACACTGCAACATATATAGGATACTTTAGGAATGACTAAAAACATAATAGTTGACCtgcttttcttaatttgttttcAGACTCTGAATCTTATGCTGAGAAGGAAAAACTAGGAAAGAAGATGCTTCAACATTGTGCTGGTCTGCCACTAGCCATTACTGTGATTGCGGAACTTCTAGCAAGAAAAGTCACAGTTGACGAGTGGAATACAGTAGACAAGAACGTTGATGTGCATATACAGAGAGGAACTGATCTTGACCAAGAATACAAAGGCGATCAAGGATATACAGGTGCATTAAGGGTGTTGGCATTGAGTTATGACGACTTACCATATCGTTTAAAACTATGCTTTTTATATTTATGCCAATTTCAAGATGATTATGAGATACCGGTCAAAAGACTGATTCAGTTATGGATAGCAGAAGGTTTTATATCTCCGGCGTCCCAACGACATGGTTCATCCGAAGTATTGGAAAATGTAGCATATTCTTGCTTAAGtgagttggtgcaaagatgTATGGTTCAAGTTGGAACACTTGGTTCAACTAAGAAGATCAAAACATGCCGTGTTCATGATCTTATGCGAGACTTGTGCTTGTTAAAGGCAGAAGAGGAGAACTTTCTTCACG
Proteins encoded in this region:
- the LOC126628469 gene encoding DNA polymerase delta catalytic subunit-like — translated: MNKGISRKRPAPPQPAANPAKQQATSPEEEEFVDEDVFLDETLVETEGDVVLRDIEQRQSLASRLTKWARRLSPMPTLSPPEASLFSNWRLIM
- the LOC126628444 gene encoding putative disease resistance protein At1g50180 isoform X3; the encoded protein is MAEAVVSMVIEGLKGALIEEVKFLSGVGDQIEHAQIELLLMHGFLKDADAKQGDNEVVRIWVRIIRDVAYDLEDVIESFALKVALKRGGSGKLVLKRLACIFNKGINLHKIGSEIESITVKLSKLRASLQGYNIKQITGTQYGGATSFERQKEQRQTYPHVIERDVVGLESGIEILVKQLVKEETQVVSIWGMGGSGKTTLAKQVYDHNVVKCHFDCFAWVCVSQQCHGKEVLEDILIKLTRATNDQIKEISKMKKDQIAERLCIIQKKKKCLVVLDDIWTRDAWNSLKPGFPIGEETKSRILLTTRNNDVATHAGENRYVYKSRALNTKESWELFKKIAIFGRDQADSESYAEKEKLGKKMLQHCAGLPLAITVIAELLARKVTVDEWNTVDKNVDVHIQRGTDLDQEYKGDQGYTGALRVLALSYDDLPYRLKLCFLYLCQFQDDYEIPVKRLIQLWIAEGFISPASQRHGSSEVLENVAYSCLSELVQRCMVQVGTLGSTKKIKTCRVHDLMRDLCLLKAEEENFLHVVNFTDTITKVATITKVRRLAVYVETEFVDRFAPTRNDHLRSLLFYVDPKYDYSNWKKKLLGSVLFNSKLLRVLKFEGIRGDVELPSNIGNLVHLRFLSLKGSHVKQLPSSLGNLVCLQTLDLRGVTRVKVPNVIWKMKELRHLYLCHFYEGGGKLSLATLHNLQTLVNISGADCDLNHLAELTNLRKLFIHGVKNMEEILKSTSITFNHLRSLFVHSGPELLPMNMALSCPHIYKLKLDGAIRDQSLEGLQYYRNLTKMSLSRTLLRLDSLKILEKIPNLRMLWFGFGTFENLPELVFSEEGYPNLEFLSLSGMAEFKTCSIEKGGMRSLCSLSIDYCWELTAVPEGLQYVTTLKELTIQKMPGTFCSRLREGGEDSYKIQHVPSVVITNIEEDREVDN
- the LOC126628444 gene encoding putative disease resistance protein At1g50180 isoform X4 translates to MAEAVVSMVIEGLKGALIEEVKFLSGVGDQIEHAQIELLLMHGFLKDADAKQGDNEVVRIWVRIIRDVAYDLEDVIESFALKVALKRGGSGKLVLKRLACIFNKGINLHKIGSEIESITVKLSKLRASLQGYNIKQITGTQYGGATSFERQKEQRQTYPHVIERDVVGLESGIEILVKQLVKEETQVVSIWGMGGSGKTTLAKQVYDHNVVKCHFDCFAWVCVSQQCHGKEVLEDILIKLTRATNDQIKEISKMKKDQIAERLCIIQKKKKCLVVLDDIWTRDAWNSLKPGFPIGEETKSRILLTTRNNDVATHAGENRYVYKSRALNTKESWELFKKIAIFGRDQADSESYAEKEKLGKKMLQHCAGLPLAITVIAELLARKVTVDEWNTVDKNVDVHIQRGTDLDQEYKGDQGYTEGFISPASQRHGSSEVLENVAYSCLSELVQRCMVQVGTLGSTKKIKTCRVHDLMRDLCLLKAEEENFLHVVNFTDTITKVATITKVRRLAVYVETEFVDRFAPTRNDHLRSLLFYVDPKYDYSNWKKKLLGSVLFNSKLLRVLKFEGIRGDVELPSNIGNLVHLRFLSLKGSHVKQLPSSLGNLVCLQTLDLRGVTRVKVPNVIWKMKELRHLYLCHFYEGGGKLSLATLHNLQTLVNISGADCDLNHLAELTNLRKLFIHGVKNMEEILKSTSITFNHLRSLFVHSGPELLPMNMALSCPHIYKLKLDGAIRDQSLEGLQYYRNLTKMSLSRTLLRLDSLKILEKIPNLRMLWFGFGTFENLPELVFSEEGYPNLEFLSLSGMAEFKTCSIEKGGMRSLCSLSIDYCWELTAVPEGLQYVTTLKELTIQKMPGTFCSRLREGGEDSYKIQHVPSVVITNIEEDREVDN
- the LOC126628444 gene encoding putative disease resistance protein At1g50180 isoform X1 encodes the protein MAEAVVSMVIEGLKGALIEEVKFLSGVGDQIEHAQIELLLMHGFLKDADAKQGDNEVVRIWVRIIRDVAYDLEDVIESFALKVALKRGGSGKLVLKRLACIFNKGINLHKIGSEIESITVKLSKLRASLQGYNIKQITGTQYGGATSFERQKEQRQTYPHVIERDVVGLESGIEILVKQLVKEETQVVSIWGMGGSGKTTLAKQVYDHNVVKCHFDCFAWVCVSQQCHGKEVLEDILIKLTRATNDQIKEISKMKKDQIAERLCIIQKKKKCLVVLDDIWTRDAWNSLKPGFPIGEETKSRILLTTRNNDVATHAGENRYVYKSRALNTKESWELFKKIAIFGRDQADSESYAEKEKLGKKMLQHCAGLPLAITVIAELLARKVTVDEWNTVDKNVDVHIQRGTDLDQEYKGDQGYTGALRVLALSYDDLPYRLKLCFLYLCQFQDDYEIPVKRLIQLWIAEGFISPASQRHGSSEVLENVAYSCLSELVQRCMVQVGTLGSTKKIKTCRVHDLMRDLCLLKAEEENFLHVVNFTDTITKVATITKVRRLAVYVETEFVDRFAPTRNDHLRSLLFYVDPKYDYSNWKKKLLGSVLFNSKLLRVLKFEGIRGDVELPSNIGNLVHLRFLSLKGSHVKQLPSSLGNLVCLQTLDLRGVTRVKVPNVIWKMKELRHLYLCHFYEGGGKLSLATLHNLQTLVNISGADCDLNHLAELTNLRKLFIHGVKNMEEILKSTSITFNHLRSLFVHSGPELLPMNMALSCPHIYKLKLDGAIRDQSLEGLQYYRNLTKMSLSRTLLRLDSLKILEKIPNLRMLWFGFGTFENLPELVFSEEGYPNLEFLSLSGMAEFKTCSIEKGGMRSLCSLSIDYCWELTAVPEGLQYVTTLKELTIQKMPGTFCSRLREGGEDSYKIQHVPSVVITNIEEDREVDNW